One Apodemus sylvaticus chromosome 16, mApoSyl1.1, whole genome shotgun sequence genomic region harbors:
- the Ptger4 gene encoding prostaglandin E2 receptor EP4 subtype encodes MSIPGVNASFSSTPERLNSPVTIPAVMFIFGVVGNLVAIVVLCKSRKEQKETTFYTLVCGLAVTDLLGTLLVSPVTIATYMKGQWPGDQALCDYSTFILLFFGLSGLSIICAMSIERYLAINHAYFYSHYVDKRLAGLTLFAVYASNVLFCALPNMGLGRSERQYPGTWCFIDWTTNVTAYAAFSYMYAGFSSFLILATVLCNVLVCGALLRMHRQFMRRTSLGTEQHHAAAAAAVASVACRGHAAASPALQRLSDFRRRRSFRRIAGAEIQMVILLIATSLVVLICSIPLVVRVFINQLYQPSVVKDIGRNPDLQAIRIASVNPILDPWIYILLRKTVLSKAIEKIKCLFCRIGGSGRDGSAQHCSDSRRTSSAMSSHSRSFLSRELREISSTSQTLLYLPDLTESSLGGRNLLPGPQGMGLTQADTTSLRTLRISETSDSSQGQDSESVLLVDEVNGSHREEPASKGNSLQVTFPSETLKLSEKCI; translated from the exons ATGTCCATCCCCGGAGTCAACGCGTCCTTCTCCTCCACTCCCGAGAGGCTGAACAGCCCGGTGACCATCCCCGCAGTGATGTTCATCTTCGGGGTGGTGGGCAACCTGGTGGCCATCGTGGTATTGTGCAAGTCGCGCAAGGAGCAGAAGGAGACGACCTTTTACACTCTAGTATGTGGACTAGCTGTCACTGACCTACTGGGCACGTTGTTGGTAAGCCCAGTAACCATCGCCACATACATGAAGGGCCAGTGGCCCGGAGACCAGGCACTGTGTGACTACAGCACCTTCATCCTACTTTTCTTTGGCCTGTCGGGTCTCAGCATCATCTGTGCCATGAGCATTGAGCGCTACCTGGCCATCAACCACGCCTACTTCTACAGCCACTACGTGGACAAGCGCCTGGCCGGCCTCACACTCTTCGCGGTCTATGCATCTAACGTGCTGTTCTGCGCCCTCCCCAACATGGGCCTGGGCAGGTCCGAGCGCCAGTACCCCGGCACCTGGTGCTTCATCGACTGGACCACCAACGTGACGGCCTACGCCGCCTTCTCTTACATGTACGCGGGCTTCAGCTCCTTCCTCATCCTCGCCACCGTGCTCTGCAACGTGCTGGTGTGCGGCGCGCTGCTCCGCATGCACCGCCAGTTCATGCGCCGCACGTCGCTGGGCACCGAGCAGCACCacgcggccgccgccgccgcggtgGCTTCGGTGGCCTGTCGGGGACACGCGGCCGCCTCCCCAGCCCTGCAGCGCCTCAGCGACTTTCGCCGCCGCAGGAGCTTCCGGCGCATCGCGGGCGCAGAGATCCAGATGGTCATCTTACTCATCGCCACCTCTCTGGTGGTGCTCATCTGCTCCATTCCGCTCGTG GTGCGAGTGTTCATCAACCAGTTATATCAGCCAAGCGTGGTGAAAGACATCGGCAGAAACCCAGATTTGCAGGCGATCAGAATTGCTTCTGTGAACCCcatcctggacccatggatctaCATCCTTCTTCGGAAGACTGTGCTCAGTAAAGCCATCGAGAAGATCAAGTGCCTCTTCTGCCGCATTGGCGGTTCCGGCAGAGACGGCTCGGCACAGCACTGCTCAGACAGTCGGAGGACCTCTTCCGCCATGTCCAGCCACTCTCGCTCCTTCCTCTCCCGGGAGTTAAGGGAGATTAGCAGCACGTCTCAGACCCTCCTGTACCTGCCAGACCTGACTGAAAGCAGCCTCGGAGGTAGGAATCTGCTTCCGGGTCCGCAAGGCATGGGTCTGACCCAAGCAGACACCACCTCCCTGAGAACTTTGCGAATTTCAGAGACCTCAGACTCCTCCCAGGGCCAGGACTCTGAGAGCGTCTTGTTGGTGGATGAGGTTAATGGGAGCCACAGAGAGGAGCCTGCCTCTAAAGGGAACTCTCTGCAAGTCACGTTCCCCAGTGAAACGCTGAAATTATCTGAAAAATGTATATAG